One window of Nostoc sp. C052 genomic DNA carries:
- a CDS encoding alpha/beta hydrolase, with protein MDSTNFFFLLGEMPTKSELNLKVLQELDCGTFIRQKIGYSSEVGETISAFLCIPKNISALLPAIYCFHQHAGNWSLGKSEVVGLAGLPDQVYARELAERGYITLAPDAICFEERADAADPVRYHAHQLHTRLMRGQTLLGKVLFDISAGIDLLQNLPEVDATRIGFIGHSYGGRTALFAPAFDRRIKASVSSCGSTTLKTMMAQDIGIQFDYVVPGFLGWGDIADVVRLVEPCHLLILGTDDDKWSQNIEDIFEYAKSAFLTGELERQIYPGKHSFSEQMRTRAYRFLERHLIERARSAR; from the coding sequence ATGGATAGCACCAATTTTTTTTTCTTGCTAGGTGAAATGCCTACAAAAAGTGAATTGAACCTAAAAGTGCTTCAGGAATTAGACTGTGGAACGTTCATTCGTCAAAAGATTGGCTATTCATCTGAAGTAGGAGAAACAATTTCTGCATTTCTCTGTATTCCTAAAAACATCAGTGCATTACTTCCTGCCATTTATTGTTTTCATCAACACGCAGGAAACTGGTCGCTGGGTAAAAGCGAAGTTGTCGGGCTTGCAGGTTTACCTGACCAAGTTTACGCCAGAGAACTAGCGGAACGAGGCTATATCACGTTAGCTCCCGATGCAATTTGCTTTGAAGAAAGAGCAGATGCTGCCGATCCAGTTCGATATCACGCTCACCAACTGCATACCCGATTAATGCGAGGGCAAACTCTTCTGGGTAAAGTGTTGTTTGATATCAGTGCAGGAATTGATCTGCTTCAGAATCTGCCAGAAGTAGATGCAACAAGAATAGGCTTTATTGGTCATTCCTATGGGGGTAGAACTGCATTGTTTGCACCAGCATTTGATCGAAGAATTAAGGCATCCGTGAGTAGTTGCGGCTCCACAACACTCAAGACAATGATGGCACAAGATATTGGAATCCAGTTTGATTATGTCGTTCCTGGCTTTTTAGGATGGGGTGATATTGCAGATGTTGTGCGGCTAGTCGAGCCATGCCACTTACTCATTCTGGGTACTGACGATGATAAATGGAGTCAGAATATTGAGGATATTTTTGAATATGCAAAATCGGCATTCCTGACAGGCGAATTAGAGCGGCAAATATACCCTGGAAAGCATAGCTTTTCTGAGCAGATGCGTACAAGAGCATATAGATTCTTGGAGCGACATCTGATTGAACGTGCGCGTTCAGCAAGATAA
- a CDS encoding class I SAM-dependent methyltransferase: MSVQAAYDNWSTTYDADQNLTRDLDQIVTKETLMRLRCKSIVEIGCGTGKNTLLLSQIAQTVYAVDFSAAMIEKAKEKVNSVNVTFITADITNQWICSNESIDLITCNLVLEHIKDLSKIFSEASRVLVPGGYFFICELHPFRQYRGTQANFQRNQEVIKIPAFIHHLSDFFHAAKNFGFQLEDFNEWWHEQDQNKPPRLVSFLFKK, from the coding sequence ATGAGTGTTCAAGCCGCATACGATAATTGGTCAACCACCTATGATGCTGATCAAAATCTCACCCGCGATCTAGATCAAATCGTTACGAAAGAAACCTTAATGCGTTTGAGATGTAAATCAATCGTTGAAATTGGCTGTGGCACAGGCAAAAATACTTTGCTTTTGTCACAAATTGCCCAAACAGTCTATGCAGTTGATTTTTCAGCAGCCATGATCGAGAAGGCGAAAGAGAAAGTAAATTCAGTCAACGTGACGTTCATTACCGCAGACATTACAAATCAATGGATTTGCAGCAACGAGTCTATTGATTTGATCACCTGTAATCTCGTTTTAGAACACATCAAAGATTTGTCAAAAATTTTTTCAGAAGCCTCTCGTGTACTCGTTCCGGGAGGGTACTTTTTCATTTGTGAACTTCATCCATTCAGACAGTATCGAGGCACACAAGCTAATTTTCAAAGGAATCAAGAAGTGATTAAAATCCCAGCATTTATACATCATTTATCAGATTTTTTTCATGCAGCTAAAAATTTTGGTTTCCAGCTTGAGGATTTCAACGAGTGGTGGCATGAGCAAGACCAAAATAAACCACCCAGACTTGTATCATTCTTGTTCAAAAAGTGA